GCCCTCGATCTCGACGAACATCGCAGCACGGTGTCGCCCTACCTGGTGAAGCAGGCGTGAGCGGCAGCCAATCCGGCCCCGTCGGCCGTGTCCCGCCGGGCGGGTTCCGCCAGCTGGGGCCGGTCAACTGGGTGCTGGCCAAGCTGGGCGCGCGCACCGTCGGGGCGCCGGAGATGCATCTCTTCACCACCCTGGGATACCGCCAGCTGCTGTTCTGGGCCTGGCTGGTGTACGGCGGCCGACTGCTGCGCGGGCGGCTGCCACGAGTCGATACCGAGTTGGTGATCCTGCGGGTCGCGCACTTGCGCGCCTGCGAATACGAACTGCAGCATCATCGCCGGATGGCGCGCAGCCGGGGGCTCGATGCGAACATGCAGGCCGCGATCTTCGCCTGGCCCGACGTTCCGGACGGTCCAGGGCCCCGGC
This is a stretch of genomic DNA from Mycobacterium lacus. It encodes these proteins:
- a CDS encoding carboxymuconolactone decarboxylase family protein, which gives rise to MSGSQSGPVGRVPPGGFRQLGPVNWVLAKLGARTVGAPEMHLFTTLGYRQLLFWAWLVYGGRLLRGRLPRVDTELVILRVAHLRACEYELQHHRRMARSRGLDANMQAAIFAWPDVPDGPGPRRVLSARQEALLRATDEFVKDRSISDGTWQRLATHLDRRQLIEFCMLASQYDGLAATITALEIPLDNPGHR